acaaacaatttataaacacctagcacgtacttcatagcaagtacttcatatctatgcggtagaagaaagtgaatatacactcacacatataacaacaaaatatacacataactcgtatttcgtataaaataattCGTAtttatgcattagaagaaagtaaccacacactcacacaaaacatatacttaatacattcaaacaatacttgtattaaaatcgtgtttatgaaagggactatacacccacacatataaacaactttatattatacacatagcacgtatttcatagcaaatacttaatatttatgtgttagaagaaagtgaccacacactcacctgatcagaatatgatcggacaacactacagctctaagagtagtattcttcggtgaaatcgggatatcttcacacaccgggtttcgtgcgggcagagcttcggctcggaaactcctttcttctcgggatcttcgcgcttcgggactcgcttcgggtctcgagatgttatcggggcttcgggggtatttatttgcatgtaaatcgaggtaatatgggtgagagataagagaatgagcaaccaaactcggttggcccttcaaatctatttatagggcaaaattggcccttgccacgtcgtggcacctttttccacgtcgtgggcttggtcgtcaatgcatgcgtcatcgcaagttgcgtcactgcatgcgtcatcgcaagttgcatctgggggactcccggaggtgtctgaagacttgccatgtcgtggcactgcttgccacgtcgtggtatctgacagttttggggtttcgcgccccgaacttgagaaattcataactttcgcatacgaactccgttttcgaagttctttatatcgccgtgaaggtgagattatgctctacaactcttgtttagactccattggctaattttaaatttatttttaatatattataattatattacttatatattatttttagtaggccgggacaggaaaactctgttataaactcataactccttcgtctgacgtccgttttcgtctgtctttttatcgttggactactatcgaagacatcttagactctcgtttagatcactaaggatagatatctatctaccttaaattcactatttacgtcgcattgggtcgtgccggttctgtcgcgaaacttcgacaggtcataacttcttcgttataactcggattttggcgttctttatatgcacggaaaccttgtgacatataatacaacttggttaagattaatccttctaaataatattccatcaaaaagtcatttttgatgcttatcgtctctaaattgagtaaccctgatctacgggcgttacaattatctccccgttaggatgattacgtcccggaatcatcaacgaaataggattcgtatactgactccataagttatctctccatcctaagtaataaccttgatgctcgattcttcatcttctcttcatactatgttggacttCTACTCATGACCTTCGAGTTACCAAAttaatccttattgaggactccttcttatTCTTAGGATAAATtctttcatttatctattgtaacagaccgatgggtcatgttctaacaacctctcatcgtagtcggactcaatttgatatgaccactagggtcggaataacaaccatcttactagtcattaccaaaacaagggtaatgacatactcgaataaaacagaatcaatcattagcttcttggtaaccttgcgactttccccgatccaagtgcgagtcctgtgcttccggtagtatagatctctactaccattcacacctactcatactcgtcccaagtattgtctcgcagtacccaagtcctaaaatcacaaaacaatttaacacatactaatgtgtccaattaatcataaaaattctcctagactctactaggacttcttccatgcgtatattcaataatcaactctacttcaactcgattggtgatggaaataccagacgattagacaacttcaagaatttcgccaatcgttccatcatcctgccaatcgaaggtgtacttcaaacgtaccgtactcctctaaatgtACTGTTATTTTAtaagacatattctaaaggcaagataccactcttacgatatcttccgataggcgtcattcactatcataagccttttcatttcctccatttactcaattctctacgagtcttcaccatgacctcttGTATACCCAAGCAGACGTTCAGTGCAAcaagcgagaatttaagataataaagctttatttacgatagacgtataaatctccttatcactccgaaatttttacatgctagttctaatatcgtagtcatacgcttacATCCTAAAcaaataaggtttccagatccggtcggcaacagaccatagatctgaacaaataataggGTAAATTACACCGTTGGTCCCTCGTGCACATGCCAGAAAgcatgtttagtccctatttCCGAAATTTAACTCGTGCAGTCCCTCGTTGTTATTTATCTTGCATGGTTAGTCCCTATGCACGTTAACTGTTAACTCCTTCCGTTTAAGCTACCCACGTGCCTTGCACGcaggggcattttcgtctttttaGGGTTTGTGTCCATATTTAATGCCGTTACACCTTAAATCTTATAAAGAACACTACAACCCTCTTTTCCTCTGTATCCTCTCGTTCATCTCTTCCCCTCGTTCGTCTCTTCCCCTCGTTCGATCGATTTCTTCCAAATACATAACAATGATCGATATTAAATGCAATTGTGGAGCCACTGCAGTGATTCGCACATCTTATAGCAAAAGAAACCCTGGGAAACTCTATTATGCTTGTACAGTAAAGGTAAGGTTAATGATTTTAATTTTCGTTCTTCGTCTTCTCTAATTTTGCCCTAATTCTTCATCTACTTTAATTGGTTCAGGGACCATTATGCAAGTTCATAGGATGGGTGAATGATTATGATCAGGACTGTGATTGTATGGCGTTTAGGATGAAACTTGAAGAACAAAATCGCAAATTGAAGCTTTACCTAGTTATTAGCTGGGTTTTTTTTGTTTCAGTCCTTATATATAAAGTGTAGGTTAAGTAATGAAGTTGTTAGTATTTTGGTATGTGTATATTGTAATGGAGACTCTTTGTAATGTTATTTGTATtaacaaaaaaatttcaattttagttgcaaTATATTGTGTAATCATAATGTGGTGTTATCAGTTGGTGTTCAAATTTAATGAAAATGTGGTATttgcaacatatgcaatataCCATTCAATACTAGCATCCAATATAACAATTAAAAAGGACAAAAACTCTAAAATATCCAAGATAACCATTGACCATTAACATAAAGGGACATCCAAAATAACAACATAGTCTTATGGCATACAAATAGTTATCCTACACAGCAACAAAGTATCAAAATACAACACATAACAACAAAGTAATATGGCAATAAATGCCTAACAAAAACATAGTTATCCTTCATGATCATGATACCAAACTACAAATTCTCAAAGCATGGGGCTTTTTCCTTTGTTCCCAACTCCATTTTGTACACCACCACTGCTACCTGCTGCACCTTCTCCTGTTGTATTCCCTGCTGCACCTTCTCCTATTCCATTCCCAGTCTGTGATTGTCCCTTGCAGGTCCTTCCATTATGGCCCACATTTCCACATTTTGTGCATGTTACAGATTTCCATTTTGTGGACACTCCATCATCTTCTGTTGCAGATCTTCTTCTCTTTTTTTTTGGTCTGCCAATAGGGACACGATACTTTGGTGGTATCAACTTGGTAGGACATGTGCTTTTTTCCCACAATAACCTCCCATTAATAGGTTCAACTTTGAAGACATACATTTCTTTCCATGTCTTGAGCCAATAAGTTGGGTGTACCCATGTCTCAGGTATTCCAACATTTTCATTGTTGAGCCTCATATCCCATATAGCTGCTATACTATGTTTGCAGGGTATGCCTGTCAGTTCCCACCTATTACATGAACAAGTTTGTTGGTCCATATTAACCACATACTGATTAGTACCTTCACTTGTAACCTGGTACTTCCCATTGCCACAGAACACTGCCCTACACTGTGCTGCCCTTTCTTTAATTTTTTCAAGGGTCTTAGTGGCTGTAGGAGTTAATGGGCCATTAGCTTTATCAATTTCTTTTTGAACCATGACAATTTTCCTCATGATATACTCCCTAATAAACTCCAAGCAACTGATAATTGGCTTATCACGACCCTTCACTATCTTGCTATTCAAACTCTCACACATATTATTCAACACAGCATCACAATGTGCCCTCCCTAATAAAACACAACTGTATTAGattatatttaaaaattataCACTTATAAACATAATATTATATACCTGAGAAGTGGGATCTGGACCAGTGCTTAGGTGGAATAGAATTAAGCCAGTCATATGCTTCACTGTTAAGTTTCTTTAGTTCTTCCATGGCACTGTTGAATTGTGGTATGGTGGTACATGTTGCACATTTCCAAAGACAATCCTTGAATTCCTTGCCCCTCCATTTACGTTTCATGTTCTCATGAAGATGCCTTAGGCAATATCTATGCTCTGCTGCTGGGAAAAGTTTCTCAAGTGCAGGCAATAACCCCTAAATTATCAAAAGAGTGAAGTTGCTTATTGAATTGTAAAACATGCATGTGAAAATGAATGGAGAAATTTATTTACCTTCCGTCTATCTGATATGAAAGTGAAGTTGGAGTTTGCATACAAACCAAGATCATCTCCTAAGTTAGTTAAAAACCAGGTCCATGAATTAAAGTTCTCTGCTTCAACAACTGCATATGCCAAAGGGTATGTGCAATTGTTCCCATCTAAACCCTGAATTATCATGTCAAACACAGTAATAAGCAAACAATTAACTATGTTCAAACATTAATCAAATACTAAAATATGATTATGCACATACCACTGTTGTCAGGATCATACCATGGTATGGACCCTTCATGAATGCACCATCAAGCCCTAGTAAATCTCTTTTCCCTGCTGCAAATCCACTTTTCAGTGGACCAAGACAAATGTATACTCGTTCAAATACCCTGGTCTCAGATGCATAACATGGTTCACTTTGCACTTGAAGTTTGACTGTGGTGTTTGGATTTCTACTCTGCACCTCCTGTAAGTAGTCTCTTAGACATGAGTACTGAGCAGCAAAATCTCCCCTAATTGATTCCAGGGCTTTCGTTTTCGCCCTATGAACTTTCATGTCTGACAATCCAAGTTGGTATTTCTTCTCAAGCATCTCACGTAATGCTCTAAGTGGTATTTCTGGGTTTGCCTCCACTGTGTCAACAATCTGTTCAGAGAGAAACTTGTAGTTACATGCCCTAATTTTCCTTGTTTGAAGGCACGTATGTTGCTTTTCATAGGTCTTAACAGTCCAGTTAATGTCTTTTTTCCACTTACTCACTAGTAGGACCCATGGGCATTTATGAATAGAACCATCTTtcactttctttttcttttgacttGGTCCCACTTTGTCATTACTTTTGTTGGTCCCACCTATTTCTAATATCCCAAGGTTTGGTATTGTCCCTTTGCAAACCACTCTAATCCTATTTTTGTCATTCTTGACGAAGTCTAACTCCCTTCTACTCTGTATGGAATGAAGATAAATTTGTTGTTTAACTTCCTTGGCTGTGCTAAAAGTCTGGTGGATGTAAAATGGATCTTTGACAGCAGCTGCTTCATTCTTATGTGCTCTTCGTAAATCTCTTATCTTCTTCCTTTTTTTACTAGcttcaccctcatctgatgaagaTGCAGATACAAATTCTTCAGTGTTTATAACCTCTAATTCTTCATCACCTTCTACTGCTTCATCTCGATCATCAGGAAAACTTCCAACCCACTCCACCTCTTTGTCAATGTTGAGGTGAAAGTTCTTCATATCAACCTCTGGATCATCTAACAAATTATCTTCATCAACTATGTAATCACTATCTTGACTGTATTCACTATCTTCAGTGTCATCACTATCATGACTGTCTTTACTAGCTTGACTGTCTTCACCTGCTTTTTCACTATTTGGTTCATCTTGTTCCATAGGAGTCCCACCAAAAGGTTCACACCATTCAAATGTATCACCCAAACCATCAACATTAGGACATGTGCTTCCTATCATTGGTTCAGTCAAAGGGCTATCAATTCTTGGTATATAGGCAGGGGTTGACTCAACTGTTTCACTCAATGTAACAAGGGGTTGTTCCAAGGTTGTTTCAAGTAATGTACTAGGGGGTTCGTCCATAGTTTCTACATTCTCAAAAACAGGGGCTTCTTCACTAGGACAATCCCCTGAATTTGACCATGTCAATAACAAGCTTTTACGACAAAGGGACTCAGGAATTTCGTGTATCTTTATCTTTGCAGGGTTTGGAGACATTTGATACGTATGGAGCTTGGTTTCCCAAAACTCTATATACACTTCTATCACCTTGTGTTCATACACGTATGACCTAAAGTGGTTTATATCTTCGTCACAACCCAAAGCATACAACCCAAAATCTAAATCCCAGGTTGGTCGTTTGAAATGATAATAAATACTTTTACCTGGTTCCACACAATCAAGCAATTCCATTATCTCGTCCATATCATGCACCGAGAACAAGTCACTATCAATGCCATCAATATATTTCATCTTCCCCTTTATGTATTTGCGGCCTGGAAACTTCGTAAAAACTCCACCATAGTTCAATCGTATCGAGAACATACTTGGATTGTCAGCTGCGAACCCAAAAAAAATTACGTTTTAGGAACGTATAATGGATGATCAACTGAAAATGTAGAAAATTTTACCGTATGAGCTTTGGAGGTCGTATTCCTCCCATTCTTGCCTAATCCTCCAGTTCACCATCGTAGAAAACTAGGGTTTTCTCGTGCAATGCTAAGGGTCGACGGAGGATGAAATCAGAAATGATCGGTTATCGAAGTCGCGCCATACTGGTTCATGTATAAAAACcctgaaaagacgaaaatgcccctgCGTGCAAGGCACGTGGGTAGCTTAAACGGAAGGAGTTAACAGTTAACGTGCATAGGGACTAACCATGCAAGATAAATAACAACGAGGGACTGCACGAGTTAAATTTTGGaaatagggactaaacatgcTTTCTGGCATGTGCAAGAGGGACCAACGGTGTAATTTACcccaaataatagcatcaatataactatcacacaaaacatttagcacaaaaaagcattttaggcatcattcctaaaataaactagtgcttgtgtcaatttagatgtactacctaacatattttagacacactcaactcacaatcatcgcttagcattctaa
The genomic region above belongs to Lactuca sativa cultivar Salinas chromosome 4, Lsat_Salinas_v11, whole genome shotgun sequence and contains:
- the LOC111894867 gene encoding uncharacterized protein LOC111894867, which encodes MPLHLKSYKEHYNPLFLCILSFISSPRSSLPLVRSISSKYITMIDIKCNCGATAVIRTSYSKRNPGKLYYACTVKGPLCKFIGWVNDYDQDCDCMAFRMKLEEQNRKLKLYLVISWVFFVSVLIYKV